A genomic segment from Deinococcus sp. YIM 77859 encodes:
- a CDS encoding PPK2 family polyphosphate kinase — protein sequence MDLDRYRVSPGRRVRLSEWRTDDDGGLRKEDGEVWLSGLQQRLAELQERLYAESRQALLIVLQARDAGGKDGTVKQVIGAFNPNGVRVSNFKVPTEEERAHDFLWRVHAQTPRLGMIGVFNRSHYEDVLVTRIHRAISDQAAQERLTHIRAFEALLTSSGTRVVKFYLHISPEEQKKRLMARLQNPSKHWKFNPGDLQDRAKWAEYTAAYEDALTTSTSAAPWYIIPADRKWFRNLLVSLVLVQVLEDMKPQYPAPSFDPTAISLD from the coding sequence ATGGACCTCGACCGGTACCGCGTCTCCCCTGGCCGCCGCGTTCGCTTGAGCGAGTGGCGCACCGATGACGACGGTGGCCTCCGCAAGGAAGACGGCGAAGTGTGGCTGTCCGGCTTGCAACAACGGCTGGCAGAACTTCAGGAGCGGCTGTACGCGGAGAGCCGTCAGGCGCTCCTGATCGTGTTACAGGCGCGCGATGCGGGCGGCAAGGACGGCACAGTCAAACAGGTGATCGGAGCCTTTAACCCCAACGGGGTGCGCGTGAGCAACTTCAAAGTGCCCACTGAGGAGGAACGCGCTCATGATTTCCTGTGGCGCGTTCACGCCCAAACCCCCCGCCTCGGCATGATCGGCGTCTTTAACCGCAGCCACTACGAGGACGTCCTCGTCACCCGCATTCACCGAGCCATCAGCGACCAGGCCGCCCAGGAACGCCTCACCCATATCCGCGCCTTTGAAGCCCTGCTGACGAGCTCAGGCACACGCGTCGTGAAGTTCTACCTGCACATCAGTCCCGAGGAGCAGAAAAAACGCCTCATGGCCCGCCTACAAAACCCCAGCAAACACTGGAAATTTAACCCCGGCGATCTGCAAGACCGCGCCAAGTGGGCGGAATACACCGCTGCCTACGAGGACGCCCTGACCACCAGCACTTCAGCGGCTCCCTGGTACATCATTCCTGCTGATCGCAAGTGGTTTCGCAACCTGCTGGTCAGTCTGGTCCTGGTCCAGGTGCTCGAGGATATGAAGCCGCAGTACCCGGCCCCCTCCTTCGACCCTACGGCCATTTCTTTGGATTAA
- a CDS encoding metallophosphoesterase yields MRLLLLSDIHANQPALTAVLRDAAVRGFDQVIHLGDALGYGPHPREVLSTLRALNATCLLGNHEQMLLAYADGRRPGASSVVAAALLWQLEELTPAELAWVRTWPDGTDPPGVDARCRHGTPLSLDDYTDSITAARDAFTRWPGRLAFVGHTHLPAVYATLKAPVGEWIKHQALTEGGAYLVPPAARVILNPGSVGQPRDGNPQASYALYDSVRGSFEVVRVPYDVARTQEAILAAGLPPVLAARLAIGK; encoded by the coding sequence GTGCGGCTTCTGCTGCTCTCGGACATTCACGCGAACCAGCCGGCGCTGACGGCCGTGCTGCGGGACGCGGCGGTCCGGGGCTTCGATCAGGTCATTCACCTGGGCGACGCCCTGGGGTACGGCCCGCACCCGCGCGAGGTTTTGAGCACTCTGCGAGCGCTGAACGCCACCTGCCTGCTGGGTAACCACGAGCAGATGCTGCTGGCATACGCGGATGGCCGCCGCCCTGGAGCCAGCAGCGTCGTCGCTGCCGCGCTGCTGTGGCAACTGGAGGAATTGACCCCTGCCGAGCTGGCCTGGGTACGAACCTGGCCGGACGGGACGGACCCTCCTGGGGTGGACGCGCGTTGCCGCCACGGCACGCCCCTGAGCCTCGACGACTACACCGATTCCATTACGGCCGCCCGCGACGCCTTCACCCGTTGGCCCGGCCGTCTGGCCTTTGTGGGGCACACGCACCTCCCCGCCGTGTATGCCACCCTCAAGGCCCCGGTGGGCGAGTGGATCAAGCACCAGGCCTTGACGGAAGGCGGCGCGTACCTCGTCCCCCCGGCGGCACGTGTGATTCTCAATCCGGGCAGCGTCGGTCAGCCCCGAGACGGGAACCCTCAGGCCAGCTACGCCCTCTATGACAGCGTGCGCGGTTCCTTCGAAGTGGTTCGGGTGCCCTATGATGTGGCACGCACCCAGGAGGCGATCCTCGCCGCCGGGTTGCCGCCGGTGCTGGCCGCGCGGCTCGCCATTGGAAAGTGA
- a CDS encoding DNA polymerase III — MTLPSTTLLHGPLLEQTSGFRGNALLLTGPARVGKRDVALAVAAQHNCTGTRGMYGEACGHCPSCRALAAGSHPDLLIVEPRTITATGKAARRKVIPIGAILEGRDKNREYERHVFEFLELRPTFSRRVVVVDGAEHLGQEAGNALLKLVEEPPHGALFIFLAEDRRSVLPTIQSRSVCLSVTPAPDRAIERTLALFGEAPDPELIAFAAGRAGVLAAREAVRAALTDAAELTAAAERSLLSALEAAEALEKRWDAAWHPEALRFAWRTRPSQERARADAALEALQAALEAYASPSLSFQVFALNLRAAFGEG, encoded by the coding sequence ATGACCCTTCCCTCCACCACGCTCCTCCACGGCCCACTGCTCGAACAGACGAGCGGCTTTCGCGGCAATGCCCTGCTGCTGACCGGCCCGGCGCGCGTCGGCAAGCGGGACGTGGCGCTGGCGGTGGCCGCGCAGCACAACTGCACGGGCACGCGCGGGATGTACGGCGAAGCCTGCGGCCATTGCCCGTCCTGCCGCGCCTTGGCGGCGGGAAGCCATCCTGACCTGCTCATCGTCGAGCCGCGGACGATCACCGCGACGGGCAAGGCCGCGCGGCGCAAGGTGATTCCCATCGGTGCCATCCTGGAAGGGCGCGACAAGAACCGCGAGTACGAGAGGCACGTTTTCGAGTTCCTGGAACTCCGGCCCACCTTCTCCCGCCGCGTGGTGGTGGTGGACGGCGCGGAGCACCTGGGGCAGGAGGCCGGAAACGCCCTGCTGAAGCTGGTGGAGGAGCCCCCGCACGGCGCCCTGTTTATCTTCCTGGCCGAGGACCGCCGTTCGGTCCTGCCCACCATTCAAAGCCGCAGCGTCTGCCTGAGCGTCACACCTGCGCCCGACCGGGCCATCGAACGGACCCTGGCCCTCTTCGGCGAAGCCCCCGACCCGGAGCTGATCGCCTTTGCCGCTGGACGGGCCGGCGTGCTCGCCGCACGAGAAGCGGTGCGAGCAGCGCTGACCGACGCCGCCGAGTTGACGGCCGCCGCCGAGCGGAGCCTGCTCAGCGCCCTGGAGGCCGCCGAGGCCCTAGAAAAACGCTGGGACGCCGCCTGGCACCCCGAGGCCCTGCGTTTCGCCTGGCGCACGCGCCCTTCCCAGGAACGCGCGCGGGCCGACGCCGCCCTTGAAGCCCTGCAAGCCGCTCTGGAAGCCTATGCGAGCCCCAGCCTGAGCTTTCAGGTGTTCGCCCTGAACCTGCGAGCAGCCTTTGGGGAGGGGTAA
- a CDS encoding S-ribosylhomocysteine lyase yields the protein MANVESFDLDHTKVRAPYVRLAGVKKTPRGDSISKYDLRLLQPNQGAIDPAALHTLEHLLAGYLRDHLQNVVDVSPMGCRTGMYMAVIGEPDERGVLHAFEAALRDVAAHDQPIPGVSELECGNYRDHDLQAARQHARDALRQGLKVQETILLHR from the coding sequence ATGGCGAACGTGGAATCCTTCGATCTCGACCACACCAAGGTGCGGGCTCCCTACGTGCGGCTGGCTGGTGTCAAAAAGACACCTCGTGGCGACAGCATCAGCAAGTACGACCTGCGCCTCCTCCAACCCAACCAGGGCGCGATTGATCCGGCGGCGCTGCACACGCTGGAGCATCTGCTGGCCGGGTATCTCCGTGACCACCTTCAGAACGTGGTGGATGTCTCGCCGATGGGCTGCCGCACCGGCATGTATATGGCCGTGATCGGTGAGCCGGACGAGCGGGGCGTCCTGCACGCCTTTGAGGCTGCCCTACGCGATGTGGCGGCCCACGACCAGCCCATCCCCGGAGTGAGCGAACTGGAATGCGGCAACTACCGTGACCACGATCTTCAGGCTGCCCGGCAGCATGCTCGCGACGCGTTGCGTCAGGGGCTCAAGGTGCAGGAAACCATTCTGCTGCACCGCTGA
- a CDS encoding citrate synthase family protein — translation MASPSRTLTAAEATARLGVKVSTLYAYVSRGLIRSEPGPSGTRERRYSAEDVERLLRRQAGRRDPQGAAEEAVQEALAWGMPVLESALTCIADGRLWYRGRDVARLAETATVEEVAALLWTGDMANGARLPLRARLLPAPLPPADTVPEALGYALVQAGAHDLAALDQRPDALPVAAARILNLLYATLERQAGVPPAPDLPLHARLARTWGADAGGADLLRRALVLLADHELNASAFAARVAAGGGASLPHSALAALAAVQGTSHGLAGVAAYELLQQAWKTNPARALRQGIRRHAQPPGFGHRLYPEGDPRARVLLAALEAARPEAPAVLAAQALVNHMREETGEAPNIDLALAALVWVLGRGAEDTVTLFALGRTPGWLAHAIEARTSGRMIRPRARYVGRREDGDGFR, via the coding sequence ATGGCGTCCCCTTCCCGTACCCTCACTGCCGCGGAAGCCACCGCTCGTTTAGGGGTCAAGGTGTCTACGCTGTACGCCTATGTCTCGCGTGGCCTGATCCGCAGCGAGCCTGGCCCGTCGGGGACCCGGGAGCGGCGGTACTCTGCCGAAGATGTGGAGCGGTTGCTGCGGCGGCAGGCGGGAAGGCGCGATCCGCAAGGAGCCGCCGAGGAGGCGGTGCAGGAGGCACTGGCCTGGGGCATGCCGGTGCTGGAGAGCGCCCTGACCTGTATCGCGGATGGCCGACTCTGGTACCGGGGCCGCGACGTAGCACGGCTGGCCGAGACCGCGACGGTGGAGGAAGTGGCCGCGCTGCTCTGGACCGGCGACATGGCCAACGGGGCCCGCCTGCCGCTGCGGGCCCGTTTGTTGCCCGCACCGCTTCCCCCTGCGGATACGGTGCCCGAAGCCCTGGGGTACGCGCTTGTGCAGGCGGGGGCACATGACCTGGCGGCACTCGACCAGCGACCAGACGCGCTGCCGGTAGCCGCGGCGCGGATTTTGAACCTGTTGTACGCTACGCTGGAGCGGCAGGCCGGTGTTCCTCCTGCCCCTGACCTGCCGCTGCATGCTCGTCTGGCCCGGACCTGGGGGGCGGATGCCGGGGGGGCGGACCTGCTGCGGCGCGCCCTGGTGCTGCTGGCCGACCATGAGTTGAATGCCAGCGCCTTTGCCGCGCGGGTGGCCGCGGGAGGTGGGGCCAGCCTGCCGCACAGCGCTCTGGCTGCGCTGGCGGCTGTTCAGGGGACCAGCCACGGTTTGGCAGGTGTGGCGGCCTACGAGCTCTTGCAGCAGGCCTGGAAGACGAACCCGGCGAGAGCCCTGCGGCAGGGGATCCGCCGACACGCGCAGCCGCCCGGTTTTGGACACCGCCTTTACCCGGAGGGTGATCCGCGGGCGCGTGTTCTGCTCGCCGCGTTGGAAGCCGCGCGTCCCGAGGCACCGGCTGTTCTTGCCGCTCAAGCCCTCGTCAACCACATGCGGGAGGAGACCGGCGAAGCCCCCAACATAGACCTGGCCCTCGCGGCGCTTGTGTGGGTGCTGGGCCGCGGCGCCGAGGACACGGTGACCCTGTTCGCGCTGGGGAGAACGCCGGGTTGGCTGGCCCACGCCATAGAGGCGCGAACGAGTGGCCGGATGATTCGGCCCCGTGCCCGCTATGTGGGGAGGCGAGAAGACGGGGACGGATTCCGGTGA
- a CDS encoding MFS transporter, translating to MTELPLSASALSPARLGAARRALETVFLANGTLFATWAVNIPGVRDRLGLSEAQVGLALLAVGLGSLVSMPLTGGWTARFGSDRVTQVAVVLCMLALLLPFLAPNLLTLLLALALLGALNGALDVAMNAQGVTVERRLGRPIMSRLHAYFSLGGVLGALLGTLLVGRLPMTAHAGLVVLATTLAGLVAGRWLLPDLPAVPAASAVPHTSPRLSPAVLLLGGLCFLGMLSEGAHYDWAALYFRDVLQVAGGNVGIGYAAFVAAMTLGRWFGDRVRTHLGDEATVRGGALLTALGLALALLVRDPLAATLGFALSGLGLSNVVPVLYGAAGHALAGQGIAQVATIGYAGFLLGPPAIGFIAGHVGLPAALGLALAGAALVALLGGRAFALVRENPAA from the coding sequence ATGACGGAGCTGCCGCTCTCGGCTTCAGCGCTCTCCCCCGCGCGGCTGGGGGCAGCACGGCGTGCGCTGGAGACCGTCTTCCTGGCCAACGGCACGCTCTTTGCCACCTGGGCGGTGAACATCCCGGGGGTTCGTGACCGCCTCGGGCTCAGTGAGGCGCAGGTTGGGCTCGCGCTGCTGGCTGTCGGCTTGGGCAGCCTGGTCTCCATGCCGCTCACGGGGGGTTGGACCGCGCGCTTCGGCAGTGACCGGGTCACGCAGGTGGCGGTGGTCCTGTGCATGCTCGCACTCCTGCTCCCGTTCCTGGCACCCAACCTGCTGACGCTGCTGCTGGCGCTGGCCCTGCTGGGCGCGCTCAACGGTGCCCTGGACGTGGCGATGAACGCGCAGGGCGTCACGGTGGAGCGGCGGCTGGGGCGACCGATCATGAGCCGCCTGCACGCCTACTTCAGCCTAGGTGGCGTGCTGGGCGCGCTGCTCGGCACCCTGCTGGTCGGCCGCCTTCCCATGACCGCCCACGCCGGGCTGGTTGTCCTCGCCACCACGCTCGCGGGCCTGGTTGCCGGTCGCTGGCTCCTCCCCGATCTGCCCGCGGTGCCGGCGGCTTCTGCCGTGCCCCACACGTCCCCCCGCCTCAGCCCCGCCGTGCTGCTGCTGGGAGGGCTGTGCTTTCTGGGAATGCTGTCCGAAGGAGCCCACTACGACTGGGCGGCCCTGTACTTCCGCGACGTGCTGCAGGTGGCCGGCGGCAACGTCGGCATCGGCTACGCGGCCTTTGTTGCCGCCATGACGCTCGGCCGCTGGTTCGGGGACCGCGTTCGCACCCACCTGGGAGACGAGGCGACGGTACGCGGTGGGGCCCTGCTGACCGCCCTGGGCCTCGCCCTCGCGCTGCTGGTACGTGACCCCCTGGCCGCCACCCTGGGTTTCGCGCTGTCGGGCTTGGGCCTGAGCAACGTGGTCCCGGTGCTGTACGGGGCCGCTGGACACGCCCTCGCTGGGCAGGGCATCGCACAGGTCGCCACCATCGGCTACGCGGGCTTCCTGCTGGGACCGCCTGCCATCGGCTTCATCGCCGGGCACGTCGGCCTGCCCGCCGCCCTCGGGCTCGCGCTTGCAGGAGCCGCGCTGGTCGCTCTGCTGGGCGGGCGAGCCTTTGCCCTGGTGCGGGAGAACCCGGCCGCGTAG
- the lspA gene encoding signal peptidase II, with product MRPLILRGVPTLLARPRTFPAWVPLLLTALLVAADQALKAWALANLTYGAAPIPLIPGVLEWVLTFNTGAAWSLFAGSAVPLALVRLLVGLGILGYLVVRPQNRFLTVVLSMIAAGAIGNTIDGLRFGRVTDMLHAPPLSAVTRALNAGDFPIFNLADSCVVVGTLLLLIASFVGERQKS from the coding sequence ATGCGGCCTCTTATACTGCGCGGCGTGCCCACCCTGCTTGCCCGCCCCCGCACCTTTCCCGCCTGGGTGCCGCTGCTGCTTACCGCCCTGCTGGTCGCCGCCGACCAGGCACTGAAAGCGTGGGCCCTGGCCAATCTGACGTACGGCGCCGCGCCCATCCCCTTGATTCCCGGCGTGCTGGAGTGGGTGCTGACCTTTAATACGGGGGCGGCCTGGAGCCTGTTTGCCGGCTCTGCCGTGCCGCTCGCCCTCGTCCGGCTGCTTGTAGGCCTGGGCATCCTGGGCTATCTGGTGGTGCGCCCCCAAAACCGCTTTCTGACGGTCGTGCTCAGCATGATCGCGGCAGGCGCCATCGGAAACACCATCGACGGCCTGCGCTTTGGCCGGGTGACCGACATGCTTCACGCGCCCCCGCTGAGCGCGGTGACGCGCGCCCTGAACGCCGGGGACTTCCCGATTTTCAACCTCGCAGATTCCTGCGTGGTGGTCGGTACACTGCTGCTCCTGATCGCCAGCTTTGTGGGCGAGCGCCAGAAGAGCTGA
- a CDS encoding MBL fold metallo-hydrolase, whose product MTKAREHGSARIWTLPTGAIQENAVLVAAPNGEGFLIDPGDDAEALLALVQQAGVTVRAILLTHGHFDHIGAVQPTREALGVPVYLHPADLPLYRLGAAAAARWNLPFTQPADPDGTIAQGQVFSAGKLRLTARELPGHSPGHVVFVAETEQLPGFVVAGDTLFQGSIGRTDLPGGNHPQLIEGIRRELLSLPDETVIYPGHGAATTVGAERRRNLFLR is encoded by the coding sequence ATGACCAAGGCGCGAGAACATGGCTCTGCCCGGATATGGACCCTGCCGACCGGGGCGATTCAGGAAAACGCGGTGCTGGTGGCCGCCCCGAACGGCGAAGGCTTCCTGATCGACCCCGGCGACGACGCCGAAGCGCTGCTGGCCCTGGTGCAGCAGGCGGGGGTGACCGTGCGGGCGATTCTCCTCACCCACGGCCACTTCGATCACATCGGGGCCGTTCAGCCCACTCGGGAGGCGTTGGGCGTGCCGGTGTACCTGCATCCAGCAGACCTGCCGCTCTACCGTCTGGGTGCGGCGGCGGCGGCGCGTTGGAACCTGCCCTTCACGCAGCCTGCCGACCCGGACGGAACAATCGCGCAGGGCCAGGTCTTTTCCGCTGGAAAGCTGCGTCTGACCGCGCGGGAACTGCCGGGGCACTCGCCGGGGCATGTGGTGTTCGTGGCCGAGACGGAACAACTGCCGGGGTTTGTGGTGGCGGGCGACACGCTCTTTCAGGGCAGCATCGGGCGCACGGACCTGCCCGGCGGGAACCACCCGCAGCTGATCGAGGGGATCCGGCGCGAGCTGCTGAGCCTGCCGGACGAGACGGTCATCTACCCGGGCCACGGCGCGGCCACCACCGTGGGGGCTGAGCGGCGCAGGAATCTTTTCCTGCGGTAA
- the rpmB gene encoding 50S ribosomal protein L28 encodes MAKVCEVCGKGPIVVNSVIRRGKARREGGVGRKTTGITKRVQKPNLQPLTVVRSGVAVRLRVCTQCRKSLI; translated from the coding sequence ATGGCGAAAGTGTGCGAAGTTTGCGGCAAGGGGCCGATCGTGGTGAACTCGGTCATCCGCCGCGGTAAGGCCCGCCGCGAGGGCGGCGTCGGTCGCAAGACCACCGGCATCACCAAGCGGGTCCAGAAGCCCAACCTCCAGCCCCTCACGGTTGTGCGCAGCGGTGTGGCGGTGCGGCTGCGCGTCTGCACCCAGTGCCGCAAGAGCCTGATCTGA
- a CDS encoding pyruvate carboxyltransferase: MNAASPVPDVAQPDLFPAAFPPHDFPQVVWEKGARPSSLPPVAWTTETTHRDGQQGGLPLTVEDGLALYNLMGDFTGRSGAIRQAEFFVYRPADRGMLEGAVERWRDGHPIEPTTWIRATRKDAELVAGLGVRETGMLASASDYHTFYKFTPGGRATAARTYLDAVRTVLDAGLRPRLHLEDATRAPREFILPFVAAVQELSASYGEAQAPKFRVCDTMGVGLPLEGAAWPRGVPGMIRELIQAGIPGERLEFHPHNDTHLVVANCLAAVVAGCAAINGTLLGKGERTGNAPLEGVLLHLIGLGLLPSQPDYHVLNKLAELYERLGQGVPAKYPLYGRDAHRTRAGIHADGLNKFWPMYAPFDVPRLLGRTLELSLTGDSGLAGLIFLIRQHTGTELAKTHPGLQTLHADLRAQFEAGRQTAVEWEEIEDRVRALL; encoded by the coding sequence ATGAACGCCGCCTCTCCCGTTCCCGACGTGGCCCAGCCCGACCTTTTTCCGGCGGCCTTTCCTCCCCATGATTTCCCGCAGGTGGTCTGGGAAAAAGGCGCGCGCCCTTCAAGCCTTCCCCCGGTGGCCTGGACAACCGAGACCACCCACCGCGACGGGCAGCAGGGTGGTCTGCCCCTCACGGTGGAAGACGGCCTTGCCCTCTATAACCTGATGGGCGACTTTACCGGCCGCTCGGGGGCCATTCGCCAGGCTGAGTTCTTCGTGTACCGGCCCGCCGACCGCGGGATGCTGGAAGGAGCGGTGGAGCGGTGGCGGGATGGCCATCCCATCGAGCCCACCACCTGGATTCGTGCCACCCGCAAAGATGCCGAACTGGTGGCTGGTCTAGGGGTCCGTGAGACGGGGATGCTCGCCAGCGCCAGCGACTACCACACCTTCTACAAATTCACGCCCGGCGGCCGCGCCACAGCAGCTCGCACCTACCTCGACGCGGTACGGACGGTGCTTGATGCGGGGCTGCGTCCTCGCCTCCATCTGGAAGACGCCACCCGCGCACCACGTGAGTTCATCTTGCCCTTCGTGGCGGCTGTACAGGAACTGAGTGCCTCCTACGGCGAAGCGCAGGCCCCCAAATTCCGGGTTTGCGACACCATGGGCGTCGGCCTGCCGCTGGAGGGCGCGGCGTGGCCGCGGGGGGTGCCGGGCATGATCCGCGAGCTGATCCAGGCCGGTATACCCGGCGAGCGGCTGGAATTCCACCCCCACAACGATACGCACCTGGTGGTGGCCAACTGCCTGGCCGCCGTTGTTGCGGGCTGCGCCGCGATCAACGGTACCCTGTTGGGCAAAGGAGAGCGTACCGGTAATGCGCCGCTGGAAGGCGTCCTGCTGCACCTGATAGGCCTGGGACTCCTGCCAAGCCAGCCCGACTATCACGTTTTGAACAAGCTGGCCGAGCTGTACGAGCGCCTGGGCCAGGGCGTGCCGGCCAAGTATCCCCTCTACGGCCGCGACGCCCACCGCACTCGGGCAGGAATCCACGCTGATGGCCTGAACAAGTTCTGGCCGATGTACGCTCCCTTCGACGTGCCGCGCCTGCTCGGGCGCACCCTTGAACTCAGCCTGACGGGAGACAGCGGCTTGGCTGGATTGATCTTCCTGATTCGGCAGCACACGGGCACGGAGCTCGCCAAGACGCATCCCGGCCTCCAGACCCTGCACGCTGACCTTAGGGCGCAGTTTGAGGCTGGGCGGCAAACCGCCGTGGAGTGGGAGGAGATCGAGGACCGCGTCCGGGCCCTGCTCTAA
- a CDS encoding CDP-alcohol phosphatidyltransferase family protein produces the protein MTHGKARPAREWAAESLFRPLAERLVPPLARRRVSPPSVVLTHTALGVLAGVLLRRGHRVTPGLLLQVKTLLDNLDGQLARATKQTTETGRYLDSEMDVVVNAAVLVGLAGRWGVPLTLLQSLILTVDYLWERDHRAARGEVFREPPAQGGDNPRVLAALKLVYALYFAPQERLLNALFEERLRAVTGGAPTPADRRAYTPRAVNAVAVNLGLSTQLLVLGACLLGGRPRVYLWSLPAQVLLLVGVQAWRERRVRAEASALTLAYPSSSG, from the coding sequence ATGACCCACGGCAAGGCCCGCCCTGCCCGCGAGTGGGCCGCCGAGAGCCTCTTTCGGCCCCTGGCGGAGCGTCTGGTGCCTCCCCTGGCCCGCCGCCGGGTGAGTCCGCCATCCGTCGTCTTGACCCACACCGCCCTGGGTGTGCTGGCCGGGGTGCTGCTGCGGCGCGGCCACCGCGTGACGCCCGGCCTGCTGCTGCAGGTCAAGACGCTGCTCGATAACCTCGACGGGCAACTGGCCCGGGCCACCAAGCAGACCACCGAGACGGGCCGCTACCTTGACTCAGAGATGGACGTTGTGGTCAACGCCGCCGTGTTGGTGGGCCTCGCTGGGCGCTGGGGCGTGCCGCTCACCCTGCTCCAAAGCCTGATCCTCACGGTGGATTACCTCTGGGAACGCGACCACCGCGCGGCGCGGGGCGAAGTCTTTCGCGAGCCTCCCGCCCAAGGGGGAGACAACCCCCGAGTGCTTGCCGCCTTGAAGCTGGTCTATGCCCTCTACTTCGCCCCGCAGGAACGGCTGCTGAATGCCCTCTTTGAGGAGCGGTTGCGGGCGGTGACGGGCGGAGCGCCGACTCCCGCCGATCGCCGCGCCTATACCCCCCGCGCGGTGAATGCGGTGGCCGTCAACCTCGGCCTCAGCACCCAGCTGCTGGTGCTGGGTGCCTGTCTGCTGGGGGGGCGGCCACGCGTATACCTGTGGAGTCTGCCTGCCCAGGTGCTGTTGCTGGTGGGCGTGCAGGCGTGGCGGGAGCGCAGGGTGCGCGCAGAGGCCAGCGCCCTCACACTCGCCTACCCCTCTTCCAGCGGGTAA
- a CDS encoding DUF2270 domain-containing protein, producing the protein MPGSGGGAGAVLDQTLTELSYSTNTANALIHLYRAEVGKMTAYRQRLDMTTNWSVVTTAGLASFALGDPNNSHATFLFAMFMNYFFLRLEARRFRIYEVAHHRVRIMERFFFPAMLGDRVDANWHQLLLAELAKPRSPMSRADALGWRLNRNYLWIYAAVLLAWFAKLDLAQPKGWILEFPEAFALADIGNFPGWLVFLGVFVFYGYLVTLAVRAARAYPLEEG; encoded by the coding sequence ATGCCTGGAAGCGGCGGCGGAGCGGGGGCCGTGCTGGACCAGACCCTGACAGAGCTCAGTTACAGCACCAATACCGCCAACGCCCTGATTCACCTCTACCGCGCGGAGGTCGGCAAGATGACGGCCTACCGCCAGCGCCTCGACATGACGACCAACTGGTCGGTGGTCACCACAGCAGGTCTAGCGAGTTTCGCGCTGGGGGATCCGAACAACAGCCACGCCACCTTCCTGTTTGCCATGTTCATGAACTACTTCTTCCTGCGGCTGGAAGCCCGGCGGTTCCGCATCTACGAGGTGGCACACCACCGGGTGCGGATCATGGAGCGCTTCTTCTTTCCAGCGATGCTGGGCGATAGGGTGGATGCCAACTGGCACCAGCTTCTGCTGGCCGAACTCGCCAAGCCGCGCAGTCCCATGAGCCGCGCGGACGCGCTGGGATGGCGACTGAACCGCAACTACCTGTGGATCTACGCGGCGGTTCTCCTCGCGTGGTTTGCCAAGCTCGACCTGGCTCAACCCAAGGGGTGGATCCTGGAATTTCCCGAGGCCTTTGCCCTGGCGGACATCGGCAACTTTCCCGGCTGGCTGGTCTTTTTAGGAGTCTTTGTGTTCTACGGGTATCTGGTGACGCTGGCGGTGCGGGCGGCGCGAGCTTACCCGCTGGAAGAGGGGTAG